The Mesorhizobium sp. M1D.F.Ca.ET.043.01.1.1 genome contains a region encoding:
- a CDS encoding class I SAM-dependent methyltransferase, protein MSEANQEKLDAFLGKMVGDLGAIATGAGVLLGDRLGLFKALREGGKMTAAELSTRTGTQERLVREWLSGQAAAGYVDYDEASDKFYLNAEQELVFADEDSPAFMAGAFEFLSALWLDEEKVRQAFQSGKGVGWHDHSACLFRGTERFFRPGYNANLIDSWLPALEGVVEKLERGVDVADVGCGHGASTVLMAQAFPNSRFVGFDYHAPSIERARKAAEVAGVGVNTRFDVAAAKSYPGTYDLVTFFDCLHDMGDPTGAATHVHGSLKPDGTWMIVEPFAHDHLAANLNPVGRVYYAASTFVCTPASVSQEVGLALGAQAGEARLRKVVTGGGFKRLRRAAETPFNMVLEARP, encoded by the coding sequence ATGTCTGAAGCGAATCAGGAAAAGTTGGACGCATTCTTGGGGAAAATGGTCGGCGATCTCGGTGCGATCGCAACGGGCGCGGGAGTCCTGCTGGGGGACAGACTCGGCCTGTTTAAGGCATTGCGCGAAGGCGGCAAGATGACGGCCGCCGAACTTTCGACACGCACCGGCACCCAGGAACGCCTCGTAAGGGAATGGCTTTCCGGGCAGGCGGCGGCGGGTTACGTCGACTACGATGAAGCGAGCGACAAATTCTATCTCAACGCCGAGCAAGAGCTGGTGTTCGCTGATGAAGACAGCCCGGCCTTCATGGCAGGCGCATTCGAGTTCCTGTCCGCGCTGTGGCTCGATGAAGAAAAGGTGAGGCAGGCATTCCAGTCCGGCAAGGGCGTCGGGTGGCACGATCATAGCGCGTGTCTGTTTCGCGGTACGGAACGGTTCTTCCGTCCAGGCTACAATGCCAATCTGATCGACTCCTGGCTGCCGGCCTTGGAGGGCGTCGTCGAGAAGCTCGAACGCGGCGTGGACGTCGCGGATGTTGGATGCGGTCATGGTGCATCGACCGTGCTCATGGCACAGGCCTTCCCCAATTCGCGCTTCGTCGGCTTCGACTATCATGCCCCCTCGATTGAGCGCGCCCGCAAGGCGGCCGAGGTAGCCGGCGTCGGCGTTAACACGCGGTTCGACGTGGCGGCCGCCAAGAGCTATCCCGGAACGTATGACCTCGTCACATTCTTCGATTGCCTTCACGACATGGGCGACCCGACGGGCGCCGCCACCCATGTCCACGGATCGCTCAAGCCGGACGGCACGTGGATGATCGTCGAGCCGTTCGCGCATGATCATCTGGCGGCGAACCTCAATCCCGTCGGCCGCGTTTACTATGCCGCTTCCACTTTCGTGTGCACGCCCGCATCCGTGTCGCAGGAAGTCGGGCTCGCGCTTGGAGCCCAGGCCGGTGAGGCGAGGCTGCGCAAGGTTGTGACCGGCGGCGGCTTCAAGCGATTGCGTCGCGCCGCGGAGACACCGTTCAACATGGTGCTGGAGGCCCGCCCTTAG
- a CDS encoding extracellular solute-binding protein, which translates to MIKKCAAPSFANDNWNQVVDGISSGRTAMTIDSKMFGFWNDVAGKPASGKIAFAPPLHAPSATSLDSDIWIWALAMNAASEKKGTAWLFIPWATSKQVALKGALAGQLVNPPRTSTWQDDT; encoded by the coding sequence ATGATCAAGAAGTGCGCGGCTCCTTCCTTCGCCAATGATAACTGGAACCAGGTCGTGGACGGCATCTCGTCCGGCCGCACCGCGATGACGATCGACTCAAAAATGTTCGGCTTCTGGAACGATGTTGCGGGGAAGCCGGCATCCGGCAAGATCGCCTTCGCTCCGCCGCTGCACGCACCGAGCGCCACGAGCTTGGATTCTGACATCTGGATCTGGGCTCTCGCCATGAACGCGGCTTCCGAAAAGAAGGGCACGGCCTGGCTGTTCATCCCGTGGGCCACCTCCAAGCAGGTGGCGCTCAAGGGTGCCCTTGCTGGCCAGCTCGTCAATCCGCCGCGCACGTCGACCTGGCAGGACGATACCTAG
- a CDS encoding glutamate synthase subunit beta, with protein MGKVTGFLEIDRQVHKYQPASDRIRHFREFTLPMSDKEVEKQAARCMDCGIPFCHGPTGCPIHNQIPDWNDLVYNGDWDNAIRNLHSTNNFPEFTGRICPAPCEEACTLNLEDIPVAIKTVEQAIADKAYETGHIRPYPPEKKTGKRVAVIGSGPAGMSAAQQLGRAGHDVHVYERESRPGGLMRYGIPDFKIEKHYIDRRIEQMQGEGVTFHCGVNVGVDKPVAELLAEHDAVLYCGGSETPRAAGIPGDDLGGVHDAMPYLVQQNRRVGGEPIQSVAWPSHPILAGGQHVVVVGGGDTASDCVGTAFRQGAVRVTQLDIRPQPPEKEDKLSVWPYWATKMRTSSSQAEGAEREFQVATLEFIGEDGQLTGVKCCEVDEKRKPIAGSEFVIRADLAFIAIGFAGPAARGPVSELAGQMKIAIDSRRSKNVEANDRDYRTSVEKLYAAGDVRRGQSLVVWAIREGRQAARAIDEALMGSSVLPR; from the coding sequence ATGGGCAAGGTAACAGGCTTTCTCGAAATCGACCGGCAGGTGCACAAGTACCAGCCGGCCTCCGACCGCATCCGGCATTTCCGTGAATTCACGCTGCCGATGTCGGACAAGGAGGTCGAGAAACAGGCCGCGCGCTGCATGGATTGCGGCATTCCGTTCTGCCACGGGCCAACGGGCTGTCCCATCCACAACCAGATCCCGGACTGGAACGACCTCGTCTACAATGGCGACTGGGACAATGCGATCCGCAACCTGCATTCGACCAACAATTTCCCGGAATTCACCGGCCGCATCTGCCCCGCACCTTGCGAGGAAGCCTGCACGCTGAACCTCGAGGACATTCCCGTCGCCATCAAGACGGTCGAGCAGGCGATCGCCGACAAGGCTTACGAGACCGGCCATATCAGGCCCTATCCGCCGGAGAAGAAGACCGGCAAGCGCGTCGCCGTCATCGGCTCCGGCCCGGCCGGCATGTCGGCTGCCCAGCAGCTCGGCCGCGCCGGCCACGACGTCCATGTCTATGAGCGCGAGAGCCGGCCCGGCGGGCTGATGCGTTACGGCATTCCCGACTTCAAGATCGAGAAGCACTATATCGACCGGCGCATCGAGCAGATGCAGGGCGAGGGCGTCACCTTCCATTGCGGCGTCAATGTCGGCGTCGACAAGCCGGTTGCCGAGCTGCTCGCCGAACATGACGCGGTGCTTTATTGCGGCGGTTCCGAAACGCCGCGCGCGGCCGGCATTCCCGGCGACGATCTCGGCGGCGTGCATGACGCGATGCCCTATCTGGTGCAGCAGAACAGGCGTGTCGGCGGCGAACCGATCCAGTCGGTGGCGTGGCCGTCGCATCCGATCCTCGCCGGCGGCCAGCATGTGGTCGTCGTCGGCGGCGGCGATACCGCGTCCGACTGCGTCGGCACCGCCTTCCGCCAGGGCGCGGTCCGCGTCACCCAGCTCGACATCCGTCCGCAGCCGCCGGAAAAGGAAGACAAGCTTTCGGTCTGGCCCTACTGGGCGACCAAGATGCGCACCTCGTCCTCGCAGGCCGAAGGCGCCGAGCGCGAGTTTCAGGTGGCGACGCTCGAGTTCATCGGCGAAGACGGCCAGCTGACCGGGGTCAAATGCTGCGAGGTCGACGAAAAGCGCAAGCCGATCGCCGGCAGCGAATTCGTCATTCGTGCCGATCTCGCGTTCATCGCCATCGGCTTTGCCGGGCCAGCCGCTCGCGGGCCGGTGTCGGAACTGGCCGGCCAGATGAAGATCGCCATTGACAGCCGCCGCTCGAAGAATGTCGAGGCCAATGACCGGGACTACAGGACCAGCGTCGAAAAGCTCTATGCGGCGGGCGACGTGCGGCGCGGCCAGTCGCTGGTCGTCTGGGCGATCCGCGAGGGCCGCCAGGCGGCGCGCGCCATCGATGAGGCGCTGATGGGATCGAGCGTGCTGCCGCGCTGA
- a CDS encoding TauD/TfdA family dioxygenase produces the protein MRSLIDPPGFWLSSLTKRIPDSDVVPLTSRVGAEIRGVRLGGDLSDAAIAAINQLLLKHKVIFFRGQEHLDDAEQELFARRLGNLVPHPTQGPAAGTASILNLDSGRGGGRADQWHTDVTFVDAYPKFSVLRGVVIPAAGGDTIWSNTHAAYENLPAPLKILADNLWAIHSNAYDYAAVRPRATAEEKKHFEEVFTSTIYETEHPVVRVHPETGEKSLLLGNFVQRLVGLSKSDSAKLYEVFQSYVTAPENTVRWRWQVGDVAIWDNRANQHYAVNDYGDQHRVVRRATVDGDVPIGVDGRRSITHVKAAKPAAKAA, from the coding sequence ATGCGATCCTTGATCGATCCGCCGGGATTTTGGCTTTCGAGCTTGACGAAGAGAATTCCTGACTCCGACGTTGTACCGCTGACCAGCCGTGTTGGAGCTGAAATCAGAGGAGTTCGCCTTGGTGGAGACCTTTCGGACGCAGCGATAGCAGCCATCAACCAGCTTCTTCTAAAACACAAGGTGATCTTCTTCCGCGGCCAGGAGCATCTCGACGATGCGGAGCAGGAATTGTTCGCGCGGCGTCTGGGTAACCTTGTACCTCATCCCACGCAGGGGCCGGCAGCCGGCACGGCCTCAATCCTCAATCTCGATTCCGGCCGTGGCGGTGGCAGGGCAGACCAGTGGCATACCGATGTGACTTTCGTCGATGCCTATCCGAAATTCTCGGTCCTACGTGGCGTCGTCATTCCGGCGGCGGGGGGCGACACGATCTGGTCCAACACGCACGCCGCGTACGAGAATCTGCCGGCGCCGCTCAAAATATTGGCGGACAATCTGTGGGCTATTCATAGCAATGCCTACGACTACGCAGCCGTGCGCCCGCGCGCCACAGCCGAAGAGAAGAAGCACTTCGAGGAAGTTTTCACATCGACGATCTACGAGACCGAGCATCCGGTCGTGCGCGTCCATCCGGAAACCGGGGAGAAGTCGCTGCTGCTCGGCAATTTCGTGCAGCGCCTCGTCGGCCTTTCCAAGAGCGATTCCGCCAAACTCTACGAGGTGTTCCAGTCCTACGTCACTGCCCCGGAAAATACCGTGCGGTGGCGCTGGCAAGTAGGCGACGTCGCTATCTGGGACAACCGTGCTAACCAGCATTATGCGGTCAACGACTATGGCGACCAGCACCGGGTTGTGCGTCGCGCTACGGTTGACGGTGACGTTCCGATCGGCGTCGACGGTCGCCGCAGTATAACCCATGTCAAGGCAGCCAAGCCGGCGGCGAAGGCAGCCTGA
- a CDS encoding acyl carrier protein: protein MADQFATDVIALIKKRAESESGEGMPASFVGEITIATELDALGFDSLGLADVLWDVEQAYGIKIDMNTADAWSNLKNVGDVVEAVRGLLAKEA from the coding sequence ATGGCCGATCAATTCGCAACGGACGTCATTGCCCTGATCAAGAAACGCGCCGAGTCGGAGAGCGGTGAGGGAATGCCTGCGTCATTCGTCGGCGAGATAACAATCGCCACGGAACTGGACGCGCTCGGGTTTGATTCGCTGGGTTTGGCGGACGTCCTCTGGGATGTGGAGCAGGCCTACGGCATCAAGATCGACATGAACACGGCCGATGCCTGGTCCAATCTCAAGAATGTCGGCGACGTCGTGGAAGCCGTCCGCGGCTTGCTTGCGAAGGAGGCTTGA
- a CDS encoding beta-ketoacyl-[acyl-carrier-protein] synthase family protein: MDRRVVITGVGGLCGLGTDAASMWKEMREGRSAIGPIANSELHDLEGMTGAEIKALPQHDINRGHLISMDRFSLLAVLAAREAMRQAGLSWDEGNAHRFGATVGVGFTGSYATEQTYRSLLLGSAIRAELFTGVKVMPSAASVHLSLSLGLRGPVFGVTSACASANHAIASAVDQIKLGRADVMVSGGSDAPFAWGVLKAWEAMRVLSPDTCRPFSADRKGLVLGEGAGMAVLESYEHATRRGATILAEIAGVGLSADAFHIAAPSVEGPASAMRACLADAGLNAEDVDYLNAHGTGTKSNDQTETAAIKRVFGNHAYLMSISSTKSTHAHCLGAASALEMIACVMAIQEDVVPPTANYREPDPACDLDITPNVPRERKVRVAMSNAFAMGGTNAVLAFRQV; encoded by the coding sequence ATGGACAGGCGCGTCGTTATCACCGGAGTGGGCGGCCTGTGCGGACTGGGCACCGACGCCGCCTCTATGTGGAAAGAGATGCGCGAAGGCCGCTCCGCCATCGGCCCGATCGCCAATTCCGAGCTTCATGACCTGGAGGGCATGACCGGCGCTGAGATCAAGGCGCTGCCCCAGCACGACATCAACCGGGGGCATCTCATCTCCATGGACCGCTTCAGCTTGCTCGCCGTGCTTGCAGCGCGCGAAGCCATGCGGCAGGCCGGACTTTCCTGGGACGAGGGGAATGCCCATCGCTTCGGCGCGACAGTGGGCGTCGGATTTACCGGTTCATACGCAACAGAACAAACTTACCGCTCACTGCTTTTGGGTAGCGCAATCCGTGCTGAACTCTTCACTGGAGTAAAGGTGATGCCCAGCGCCGCTTCCGTCCATCTTAGCTTGAGCCTCGGCTTGCGCGGGCCGGTCTTCGGGGTGACCTCCGCATGTGCCTCGGCCAACCATGCGATCGCCTCGGCGGTGGACCAGATCAAGCTGGGCCGGGCCGACGTAATGGTTTCCGGAGGCAGCGACGCACCCTTCGCATGGGGCGTGCTGAAAGCATGGGAAGCAATGCGCGTGCTTTCACCCGATACCTGCCGGCCCTTCTCCGCCGATAGGAAGGGCCTGGTGCTGGGCGAGGGTGCGGGCATGGCCGTGCTGGAAAGCTACGAGCATGCCACGAGGCGTGGTGCCACAATTCTTGCCGAGATCGCCGGCGTCGGCCTTTCCGCCGATGCCTTCCACATTGCCGCGCCATCTGTCGAGGGGCCAGCGTCGGCGATGCGCGCCTGCCTTGCCGATGCCGGGCTGAATGCCGAGGACGTCGACTACCTCAACGCGCACGGCACCGGTACCAAAAGCAATGATCAGACTGAAACGGCGGCGATCAAGCGTGTGTTTGGAAACCACGCTTATTTGATGTCCATCTCTTCCACCAAGTCCACGCACGCGCATTGCCTCGGCGCAGCGAGCGCGCTTGAAATGATCGCCTGCGTGATGGCAATCCAAGAGGACGTCGTGCCGCCGACCGCCAACTATCGCGAGCCAGATCCCGCTTGCGACCTCGACATCACACCCAATGTGCCGCGCGAGCGCAAGGTGCGCGTCGCCATGAGCAACGCCTTCGCCATGGGCGGTACGAACGCAGTTCTGGCATTCAGGCAGGTGTAG
- a CDS encoding NodA family N-acyltransferase, with the protein MRPNVDWKLCWENELQLADHVELSDFFRKTYGRTGAFNAEPFEGGRSWAGARPEFRAIGYDAHGVAAHIGMLRRFIKVGEVDLIVAELGLYAVRPDLEGLGIGFSMRVAYPVLHQLGVPFAFGTVRHALRNHVERFCRAGLANIVSGVRVRSTRPDVHPDLPPTRLEDVLVLVSPIGRSMDEWPSGTLIDRNGPEL; encoded by the coding sequence ATGCGCCCGAATGTCGATTGGAAGTTGTGCTGGGAAAATGAGCTGCAACTGGCCGACCATGTCGAACTCTCCGACTTTTTTCGAAAGACCTATGGACGGACTGGCGCCTTCAACGCGGAGCCATTCGAAGGCGGCCGCAGTTGGGCCGGCGCGAGGCCGGAATTCCGCGCAATCGGCTACGACGCGCATGGGGTAGCGGCTCACATCGGCATGCTGCGGCGCTTCATCAAAGTTGGCGAGGTCGACTTGATCGTCGCTGAATTGGGCCTGTACGCGGTTCGTCCGGATCTTGAAGGGCTCGGAATCGGTTTTTCGATGCGCGTGGCGTACCCAGTGCTCCATCAGTTGGGTGTTCCATTCGCTTTCGGCACGGTTCGGCACGCGCTGCGAAACCATGTCGAAAGATTCTGCAGAGCCGGCCTCGCGAACATTGTGTCGGGCGTTCGCGTACGATCGACCCGTCCAGATGTGCATCCCGACCTGCCGCCCACGCGCCTGGAAGACGTACTCGTGTTGGTTTCGCCGATCGGACGCTCGATGGACGAGTGGCCGTCCGGTACCCTGATCGACCGGAACGGTCCGGAACTATGA
- the nodB gene encoding chitooligosaccharide deacetylase NodB, translated as MKPLDYICEGQSDNADGTAERSVYLTFDDGPNSFFTPQILNVLAQHQVTATFFVVGAYAADEPELVRRIITDGHGIANHTMTHPDLAKCGSVEVDCQIVEANRVIGMACPQAMVRYFRAPYGIWTEEVIAASAGAALAPVHWSIDPRDWSRPGVDAIVDRVLADIRPGAIVLLHDGCAPDELQPGNQASLRDQTVTALSRLIPELHGRGFVIRSLPQHP; from the coding sequence ATGAAGCCTCTGGACTACATATGCGAAGGGCAGAGTGACAATGCCGATGGCACTGCAGAGCGCAGCGTCTATCTGACGTTTGACGATGGTCCCAATTCATTTTTCACACCGCAGATACTCAATGTGCTGGCGCAACATCAGGTGACGGCGACCTTCTTCGTTGTTGGGGCCTACGCGGCCGACGAGCCGGAACTCGTTCGCCGAATTATTACAGACGGGCACGGTATAGCCAACCACACGATGACTCATCCGGACCTGGCCAAATGCGGGTCCGTCGAAGTCGACTGCCAGATAGTTGAGGCAAACAGAGTCATAGGGATGGCTTGCCCGCAGGCCATGGTTCGGTACTTTCGTGCACCGTATGGCATCTGGACCGAAGAAGTAATCGCTGCATCAGCGGGTGCGGCATTGGCGCCCGTCCATTGGTCCATTGATCCACGCGACTGGTCTCGCCCCGGCGTTGACGCCATCGTCGACAGAGTGCTCGCCGATATCCGGCCGGGCGCAATCGTGCTGTTGCACGACGGGTGCGCTCCCGACGAATTGCAACCAGGCAATCAAGCCAGTCTGCGCGACCAGACGGTGACAGCGTTGTCACGCCTAATTCCAGAATTGCACGGCCGCGGATTTGTAATCCGATCACTTCCTCAACACCCCTGA
- the nodC gene encoding chitooligosaccharide synthase NodC, which produces MDLLTTASTVAVSSYAVLSTVYRGMQAVYSQPENVTPPSESLFGSDRWPSVDVIIPCYNEDPRTLAACLASIANQDYAGTFQVYLVDDGSGNRNAVIPVHHAYEGDPRFNFILLRENVGKRKAQIAAIRRSSGDFVLSVDSDTTLASDVITKLAVKMRDSMVGAAMGQLTAYNRSDTWLTRLIDMEYWLACNEERAAQGRFGAVMCCCGPCAMYRRSCLLSLLDQYETQLFRGKPSDFGEDRHLTILMLKAGFRTEYVPGAVAATVVPDKMGPYLRQQLRWARSTFRDTMLARGLLRGLDRYLTLDVMGENLGPLLLGIAVVTALGELLFSHTVNWWTVLAIVTMTIIRSTVLSFRTRQLRFIGYSMHALIRIFLLIPLKAYALCTLSNSDWLSRKSVPLPNRSTKEITSAMPLAGANAAGNSGIAESLHTADLSLTAGEV; this is translated from the coding sequence ATGGACCTTCTCACCACAGCCAGTACTGTTGCCGTTTCGTCTTATGCGGTGCTCTCGACTGTTTACAGAGGCATGCAAGCGGTCTACTCCCAACCGGAAAATGTTACGCCGCCGTCGGAAAGCTTGTTCGGATCCGACCGTTGGCCGAGCGTGGATGTCATTATCCCCTGCTACAATGAGGACCCGCGCACACTCGCGGCGTGTTTAGCTTCCATTGCAAATCAAGATTACGCCGGAACATTTCAGGTCTATCTGGTTGACGACGGTTCTGGAAATCGTAATGCCGTCATCCCGGTACATCACGCCTACGAGGGCGACCCGAGATTCAATTTCATTCTGCTCCGCGAGAATGTTGGCAAACGCAAGGCGCAGATCGCCGCCATCCGCCGCTCATCTGGAGATTTCGTGCTCAGCGTCGACTCTGACACGACACTTGCGTCCGACGTCATCACAAAGCTTGCAGTAAAAATGCGGGATTCCATGGTCGGAGCGGCCATGGGCCAGCTGACGGCATACAACCGCAGCGACACTTGGTTGACCCGATTGATCGATATGGAATACTGGCTGGCTTGCAATGAGGAGCGCGCGGCGCAAGGTCGCTTTGGTGCGGTCATGTGCTGCTGCGGCCCATGTGCAATGTACCGCCGGTCTTGTCTCCTTTCTCTGCTGGATCAATACGAGACGCAGCTGTTCAGGGGGAAACCAAGCGACTTCGGTGAAGACCGTCATCTTACGATCCTCATGCTGAAAGCAGGCTTTCGAACCGAGTACGTTCCAGGTGCCGTCGCGGCGACAGTCGTTCCGGACAAGATGGGACCTTATTTGCGCCAACAACTCCGCTGGGCACGAAGCACCTTCCGGGACACGATGCTTGCGCGAGGTCTACTGCGTGGCCTGGATCGCTATCTAACTTTGGATGTGATGGGAGAGAATCTCGGCCCATTGTTGCTCGGCATCGCGGTAGTAACGGCGCTCGGTGAGCTACTATTTTCACATACAGTAAATTGGTGGACGGTGCTGGCTATTGTCACGATGACCATAATCAGATCTACGGTGTTATCTTTCCGCACTCGGCAGCTTCGATTCATCGGCTATTCAATGCACGCGTTAATCAGGATATTCCTGTTGATCCCCTTGAAGGCTTACGCCCTGTGTACATTGAGCAATAGCGATTGGCTGTCGCGTAAAAGTGTTCCCCTGCCCAACAGGAGCACAAAGGAAATCACAAGCGCGATGCCGCTTGCCGGAGCAAATGCTGCGGGCAATTCTGGAATTGCGGAGTCACTTCATACTGCAGATCTTTCGCTCACAGCTGGTGAAGTCTGA
- the nodI gene encoding nodulation factor ABC transporter ATP-binding protein NodI, with the protein MSNVAIDLTGVTKLFGNKLVVDGLSFTVASGECFGLLGPNGAGKSTIARMLLGMTRPDAGDITVLGLPVPARSRLARKGIGVVPQFDNLDLEFTVRENLLVFGRYFGMSTREINAVIPRLLEFARLESKADSRVGLLSGGMKRRLTLARALINDPQLLVMDEPTTGLDPHARHLIWERLRFLLASGKTIILTTHFMEEAERLCDRLCVLERGRKIAEGSPHALIDEYIGCNVIEIFGGNPQELISLIRPYVQRVEVSGETLFCYAPEPEDVRIQLRGRAGLRILERPPSLEDVFLRLTGREMEK; encoded by the coding sequence ATGTCCAATGTAGCAATCGACCTTACCGGCGTAACCAAATTATTCGGAAACAAGCTCGTTGTGGACGGGCTGTCCTTCACCGTTGCATCGGGAGAGTGCTTCGGTCTGCTGGGGCCGAACGGCGCAGGCAAGAGCACGATTGCGCGTATGCTCCTCGGTATGACCCGGCCTGACGCGGGTGATATAACAGTCCTCGGTCTACCAGTGCCGGCACGCAGCCGCTTGGCCCGCAAGGGCATAGGCGTGGTCCCGCAGTTCGACAATCTCGACCTGGAATTTACGGTACGCGAGAACCTGTTGGTGTTCGGGCGCTACTTCGGCATGAGTACAAGAGAGATCAACGCCGTCATCCCACGGCTCCTCGAGTTCGCTCGCCTTGAGAGCAAGGCGGATTCACGTGTCGGCCTGCTATCCGGCGGGATGAAGCGGCGCCTGACGCTGGCACGTGCTCTGATCAACGACCCCCAGTTGCTTGTGATGGATGAGCCCACGACCGGCCTCGACCCGCATGCCCGCCATCTGATCTGGGAGCGACTTCGTTTCCTGCTGGCGAGCGGAAAAACGATCATTTTGACCACCCATTTCATGGAAGAGGCTGAGCGGCTTTGTGATCGGCTGTGTGTTCTCGAGCGGGGACGCAAGATCGCCGAGGGCAGTCCTCATGCGCTGATCGACGAGTACATTGGGTGCAACGTGATCGAGATCTTCGGCGGCAATCCACAGGAGCTGATTTCGCTGATCAGACCGTACGTTCAGCGTGTCGAGGTAAGCGGCGAGACGCTCTTTTGCTATGCGCCTGAGCCGGAGGATGTGCGCATCCAGCTTCGCGGTCGAGCGGGTCTGCGTATTCTAGAGCGTCCACCCAGTCTGGAGGACGTTTTCTTGAGGTTAACCGGACGTGAGATGGAGAAGTGA
- a CDS encoding ABC transporter permease, with protein sequence MGERFAAALPANAWNWIAVWRRNHLAWKKVAFASMLGTLADPMIYLFGLGTGLGLLVGRIEGASYIAFLAAGMVATSAMTASTFETIYAVFGRMRDQGTWEAILHTQLTLGDIVLGELTWAATKAFLAGTTIAIVAAALGYAAWTSVLYVLPVIALTGFAFASLAMLVIALAPSYHYFIFYQTLVITPMLFLSGAVFPVGQLPGVFQQIAAFSPLANSIDLIRPVMLGRLGDNVGLHIGALCMFAVLPFFLSAGLFHRRLMR encoded by the coding sequence ATGGGTGAACGTTTTGCGGCCGCTCTACCCGCCAACGCCTGGAACTGGATCGCGGTGTGGCGCCGCAATCATCTGGCATGGAAGAAGGTGGCATTTGCTTCAATGCTCGGCACCCTTGCTGATCCGATGATTTACCTTTTCGGGCTCGGCACTGGCCTTGGACTGTTGGTAGGCCGCATCGAAGGTGCATCCTACATCGCCTTTCTGGCAGCCGGCATGGTTGCGACGAGCGCGATGACAGCATCAACCTTCGAAACAATTTACGCGGTTTTCGGTCGAATGCGCGATCAGGGCACTTGGGAAGCAATCCTGCACACACAACTTACCCTCGGCGACATCGTTCTCGGTGAATTGACCTGGGCAGCCACAAAGGCCTTTCTGGCCGGTACGACAATTGCGATTGTTGCCGCCGCGCTAGGTTATGCCGCGTGGACGTCGGTTCTCTACGTGCTGCCGGTCATCGCTCTCACCGGGTTCGCCTTTGCGAGCCTGGCCATGCTCGTCATCGCGCTCGCGCCCAGTTATCACTATTTTATTTTCTATCAGACGCTTGTCATCACACCCATGCTGTTCCTTTCGGGCGCGGTTTTTCCAGTCGGCCAATTGCCAGGAGTGTTTCAGCAGATTGCGGCCTTCTCGCCGCTGGCGAATTCTATCGATCTAATCCGTCCGGTGATGCTCGGCCGCCTGGGCGACAATGTAGGGCTGCATATAGGCGCACTTTGCATGTTCGCTGTATTGCCTTTTTTTCTGTCGGCTGGACTGTTTCATCGACGACTAATGCGTTGA
- a CDS encoding sulfotransferase translates to MTHNEPTPEPFVILAMPRTGTHYLEELLNEHPTVLSNGELLNEYDPNWPSTDRLLGTDRELLELAYVRCPMRDYKNVTHLGCKINEPQFRERPAFFAELARWPALKVILVVRRNVLESLRSFVQARESGQWLKFSSDNDTARPPSVRLSIADCEAYFKAADDFHARVMDSFTSTNLLVMEYESLLHEPAQCLGAVWDFLGVPALEPSDNAILQRQETRPLDQTVENFDELRIHFARGPYSRFFDLGDSMRSYA, encoded by the coding sequence ATGACCCACAACGAACCAACTCCTGAGCCTTTTGTGATCCTTGCTATGCCAAGGACCGGAACACACTATTTAGAAGAATTGCTAAACGAGCATCCGACCGTTCTGAGTAACGGTGAGTTGCTAAACGAATATGATCCCAATTGGCCCAGCACGGATCGCCTGCTAGGCACGGATCGCGAGCTTCTTGAGCTTGCCTATGTGCGCTGCCCTATGCGCGACTACAAGAATGTGACGCATCTTGGCTGCAAGATCAATGAACCTCAGTTTCGCGAGCGTCCAGCATTCTTTGCGGAATTAGCTCGTTGGCCAGCACTCAAGGTCATCCTCGTTGTTCGCCGAAACGTATTGGAATCGCTCCGATCCTTTGTGCAGGCCAGGGAAAGCGGTCAGTGGCTGAAGTTCAGCTCGGACAACGATACCGCTCGGCCACCGAGCGTCAGGTTGTCAATCGCCGACTGTGAGGCTTATTTCAAAGCCGCCGACGATTTTCACGCTCGCGTTATGGACTCCTTCACGTCGACCAACCTGCTTGTAATGGAATACGAGAGCCTACTTCACGAACCTGCCCAATGCTTGGGAGCGGTTTGGGATTTCCTGGGCGTTCCAGCGCTTGAGCCATCAGATAACGCCATCTTGCAGCGCCAGGAAACGCGACCGCTTGATCAAACGGTGGAGAACTTTGACGAGTTGCGGATTCACTTCGCACGCGGACCTTATTCAAGATTTTTTGACCTCGGAGATTCAATGCGCTCCTACGCTTAA